The Nitrospinota bacterium nucleotide sequence TCTCGACCCGGCGCTCCTTCGACCAGGCAGGTTCGACAGGCAGGTAGTGGTTGCGATCCCGGATATTCGCGGACGCGAAGGAATTCTGAAGGTACACGCCACTAAGGTACCCCTTGCCGATGACGTTGACATGAAGGTCATCTCCCGCGGAACGCCCGGCTTTTCCGGTGCCGATCTCGCCAATCTCGTAAATGAAGCCGCTCTTCTCGCCGCAAGCCACGAAAAGGACAAGGTTACGATGAGCCATTTCGAGGAGGCGAAGGACAAGGTGATGATGGGTAAGGAGCGTCGAAGCGCCGTCATCAGCGAGGTAGAGAAGAAGAGCACCGCCTATCACGAAGTGGGGCACGCGGTTGTGGCGATGATGCAGCCGGACGCGGATCCGGTGCACAAGATAACGATAATCCCGCGCGGCATGGCGCTTGGTCTCACGCAACAGCTTCCGGTAGAGGACAAGCATACCTATTCGCGCGATTCGCTCCTTATCAAGATAGCGATACTGATGGGGGGAAGGGCCGCCGAAGAGATCTTCCAAAACGAGATGACTACCGGCGCGGGGAACGATATCGAACGTGCTACAGACCTTGCGCGAAAGATGGTCTGCTCATGGGGAATGAGCGACAAGATGGGGCCGCTCGCTTTCGGCAAGAAGGAAGAGCAGATATTCCTCGGGCGCGAGATACAGAACCACCAGAACTACAGCGAGACCACCGCCGAGCATATCGACGACGAGGTGACGAGAATAGTAAAGGAAGGGATGGAAAAAGCGAGAAACATCCTTATCCAGTACAAGGACAAGGTTGAGATCATGGTGGAGATGCTCCTGGAGAGGGAGACCCTTAACGGAGATGAGGCGAGGCGGATAATGTTCGGCGACAACGAACCGAAAGCGAAGTCGAACGATTCCGGCAAGAGCGGAGTTGAATCGAAGGAAGCCAGGACAACGAAAAAGAGCGAGAAGAAGAAAGAGCCGTCGTCAGGCGGTCCGTTGCCGGGCGACATTTCGCCGACACCGGCAGTTTCGTAAGCAAATCTGATATTCAAGGGGGCATCGCTTTCGGACGATGCCCCTTTAAAAATGTTTCCATTCTCCGTATCCGCATCATGAAAAAATTTTAAAAACGGGAAGTAAACGGTTTTGCAACCAACCCAAAAAGGGTAGAATGAGCCACTTATGAAATTCATGGACAGACTCCGCAAGGAGGTAATGATAATCGACGGCTCGATGGGGGTATTCCTCCAGTCGGAAGGACTCCCAAGCGGATACGCCCCCGACCTCTGGAATCTTGAGAGACCTGATCTGATAGCCAAGGTTCACAAGACCTACCTCGACGCGGGATCACAGATAGTTATTACAAACTCGTTCGGCGCGACATCTCCGAGGCTTGCCGACTACGACGCTGAAAGAAAAGTACGTGAAATAAATCACGCCGCCGTCGCGAACGCGCGCAAAGGGGTAGGGGACAAGGCGTACGTTGCCGGCGGGATGGGTCCCTCGGGCAAAATGATAGCTCCAATAGGTGACGTATCCTTCAAGGAAGCTATTGCGATATTCAGCGAGCAGGCGTCCGCGCTTGTCGAGGCTGGTTGCGATCTCCTGATAATAGAAACAATGTTCGACCTCATGGAGGCAAAAGCCGCCATCATAGCGTGCAACGATTTCCGCAAGGATATCCCTCTCATCTGTTCGATGACATATTCCGCTGGCGGGCTTACCGATACCGGGACGACGCCCGAAGCGGCCGCCGCTGTCATGGAAGGTCTCGGCGTGGACGTTATAGGTGTGAACTGCTCCACCGGCCCGGACGAAATGCTCCCGGTTATCGAAAGGCTCGGCAAGTCCACAAAACTCCCGATAATGGTAGAGCCGAACGCAGGTCTGCCGGTGATGGAGAAGGGACAGACAGTATTCAAGGAGTCGTCCGATGTCCTGGCCGGTTACGCCGGAAAGTTCGTCGATCTCGGAGCGAACATCATCGGAGGCTGTTGCGGCACAAAGCCGGACTATATAGAAAAGATAAGCAAACTTGTAAAAGGGAAACCTCCAGCCCCCAGAAGCGGGCATACCGGCGTGGTGATAGCCTCGCGCTCGAATGTCGTCTGGATCGGAGCGGGACATCCTTTCCTGAAAATAGGGGAGAAGATAAATCCCACTGGTAAAAAGAAATTTTCGCAGGCGATCAAGGAAGGGCGGCTCGACATGGTGCTCGCCACCGCCAGAGAGCAGGAAGAGAACGGCGCCATGGCGCTCGACGTAAATGTCGGCGTACCGCTTATAGACGAACCGGGGATGATGGGGAAGGCGATCACCGCCTTGCAGAATGTTACGAGACTGCCGCTGGTCATAGATTCTTCGAATAATCACGCCCTTGAAACCGGCCTCGACTTTTACGGCGGGCGCGCGCTTGTGAACTCCGTCAACGCCGAGCCTGAAAAGCTCGAAGCCGTTCTGCCTATGGTGAAAAGGGCGGGCGCGGCTGTGATGGCGCTCTGCGCGGGGGAAGAGATACCTGAATCGGCAGAGAAGCGTTTCCAGTTCGCAAAGACCATTCTCGACCGCGCGCTTTCGCTTGGCATGAGGAGGGAAGATATAGTTTTCGACTGTCTGGCGGTTGTCGCTTCCGCGATGCAGAATGGCGCAAGGGAGACTCTCAAACTCGTGAAGATGATAAGGGAAGAGCTCGGCTGTTCGACCACGCTCGGCATTTCGAATACGTCGTTCGGTCTACCGGACAGGCCGTCGATAAACAACTACTACCTCGCCATGGCAATGGGCGAAGGGCTCGACGCCGCGATAGTAAATCCATACTCGGCGGGGATGCACAAGGCCGTCGCCTCCGCCTCGATATTCACGGGACGGGATGAAGGGTGCAAGAGCTACATCGAGTTCGCGACGCATTACGAATCGGGTGATGGTACCGACACTCTGAGAAAGACCGCCGGCTCCGATGTGGAGGAGAAACCGAAAAAGAAGATGACGACGCGGGAAGAGGTCTACTCCGCCGTTCTTGAAGGGGAGAAAGATTCGATACACGCGCTGATAAACAGGGCGCTGGAGGAGAAGATACCGGCGCTTGAACTTTTCATGGATATCATGACTCCTGCCATACGGCAGCTCGGGGATCTCTTCGGCGCTAAAAAGAAATTCATCCCGCACCTGGTCGCCTCCGCCGATACGATGAAAAAGGGGATGTCAATACTCACCCCGATACTCCTTTCGGGCGGGTCGGTGGAGAAGAAGGGGACTATCATTTTCGCCACGGTAAAGGGTGACGTGCACGATATAGGGAAGAACGTCTGCTGTATAATGCTTGAGAACTTCGGATGGAAGGTTGTCGACCTGGGGCGCTCGGTCCCTATGGAGGATATCTTCGAGGCGGCGGAAAAGCACAAGGCCGATATACTCGCGCTCTCGGCGCTAATGACGACCACGATGGTGCGTATGCCGGAGATAATCGATGAAGTGAAAAAACGCAAACTCCCATACAAGGTTATGGTCGGCGGAGCGGTCGTCACGAAGTCGTTCGCCGACGAGATAGGGGCAGACGGATACGGCAAGGATGTAGGCGAAGTAGCGGGCCTGGCGGAGAGCCTTCTGGTAAAATGAAGTCCATGCGATATCTTCCGGTTGCGGCGCTCTCTCTCCTCTTTTTCGCCTGCGCCGATTTTTCCTCGTACAGGTACTTTCATGTATATGCGATGGTGAAGCCTTCCAGTAGCTCTTCGGGGATGCACGAGGATTCCGACCTCGCGTTCCGCTTTGCCATTTCCGAGAAAAAGATTAAGGCATACATAACGAATAAGTCTGCTTCCGATGTGAACATCAAGTGGTCGGAGGTGGCGTATATCGATTTCAAGGGCGCCTCGCACAAGGTGGCGAACAACGAAGTCCTCTTTACTAACAGGATGGACAAGGCAAAGGATACGGTTCTGAAGCCGGGGATCACCGAGGAGAACGTGATAGTTCCCGTTGATAATGTGGAAAAGCTGGAGGAGCAGTGGACATGGTCGATAGTTCCGCTGTTCGATCAGGAAACCGATGCGGCACTGCTAAACAGGGATAAGACCTTCGGGGTTATTCTCCCGGTGAATCTCGCGACAGGGGAGAAGGTATACCGGTTTGAATTCAAGGTTGCCGCCGTAATACCCCACCGCTACCACAACCCGCGATAGCCAAACGCCAGACATAAAGTAGAGCATTCTCCCTCCTTTAAAGGAGTATATGCGGAAAGCAGTTTGCCGCTTTCCGAAATGTCCCCGGCTATTTTCATCAAAACAAAAAACTGAACGATTTTCATTTTTCCCGGACAAGTCCTCAAATTGCAGGAATTGAATCGCAATACCTTGACTCCAGCCGGAACGAATCTTAGAAAAAATACATGAGAGACTTTAGCAAATACACGATAAAGGCATCCGAGGCGGTGCAGTCCGCTATGCAGAGCGCCGGGAGGCGTCAGCATCAGGCGATCACTCCCTTGCACTTTTTGCACGCGATTGCCGCGCAGGAGAACGGCGCTGTTCCTCTCCTTCTGGAGAAGCTCGGCAAGCCTGCGAAGAGCATCCTTTCACAGGTTGAAAAAAAGCTTGAAGGGTTGCCGAAAATATCGGGTTCCGGCCAGGTATACCTCTCGCCGGAGGGTGACGCTCTTTTGAAAAAGAGCGAAGAGGAGAGCGCAAAGCTGAAGGATGAATTCGTCAGCGTGGAGCATCTCTTTCTCGCGATGCTTGATGATGAAACATGCCGGAAGATAATCGGATTTTCCCGTGATGAAATTCTGGAGGCGCTCGCTTCTATCCGCGGTAACCAGAGGGTGACCGATCAGGATCCGGA carries:
- the ftsH gene encoding ATP-dependent zinc metalloprotease FtsH; protein product: MTQFQKNLALWLVVLLFMIALFNVFNQQEQGRNEILYSEFAEAVDAGRVDEVKIQGEIISGRYTDGGYFETFAAEDPQLLPLLREKKVRISVRPMEQGSWFMNIFISWFPMLLLIAIWIFFMRQMQTGGSKAMSFGKSRAKPLHESKNRVTFNDVAGADEAKEELEEIIEFLKNPQKFTKLGGKLPKGVLLMGPPGTGKTLLARAVAGEAQVPFFSISGSDFVEMFVGVGASRVRDLFEQGKKNAPCIIFVDEIDAVGRHRGAGLGGGHDEREQTLNQLLVEMDGFEGNDGVIMIAATNRPDVLDPALLRPGRFDRQVVVAIPDIRGREGILKVHATKVPLADDVDMKVISRGTPGFSGADLANLVNEAALLAASHEKDKVTMSHFEEAKDKVMMGKERRSAVISEVEKKSTAYHEVGHAVVAMMQPDADPVHKITIIPRGMALGLTQQLPVEDKHTYSRDSLLIKIAILMGGRAAEEIFQNEMTTGAGNDIERATDLARKMVCSWGMSDKMGPLAFGKKEEQIFLGREIQNHQNYSETTAEHIDDEVTRIVKEGMEKARNILIQYKDKVEIMVEMLLERETLNGDEARRIMFGDNEPKAKSNDSGKSGVESKEARTTKKSEKKKEPSSGGPLPGDISPTPAVS
- a CDS encoding homocysteine S-methyltransferase family protein; this translates as MKFMDRLRKEVMIIDGSMGVFLQSEGLPSGYAPDLWNLERPDLIAKVHKTYLDAGSQIVITNSFGATSPRLADYDAERKVREINHAAVANARKGVGDKAYVAGGMGPSGKMIAPIGDVSFKEAIAIFSEQASALVEAGCDLLIIETMFDLMEAKAAIIACNDFRKDIPLICSMTYSAGGLTDTGTTPEAAAAVMEGLGVDVIGVNCSTGPDEMLPVIERLGKSTKLPIMVEPNAGLPVMEKGQTVFKESSDVLAGYAGKFVDLGANIIGGCCGTKPDYIEKISKLVKGKPPAPRSGHTGVVIASRSNVVWIGAGHPFLKIGEKINPTGKKKFSQAIKEGRLDMVLATAREQEENGAMALDVNVGVPLIDEPGMMGKAITALQNVTRLPLVIDSSNNHALETGLDFYGGRALVNSVNAEPEKLEAVLPMVKRAGAAVMALCAGEEIPESAEKRFQFAKTILDRALSLGMRREDIVFDCLAVVASAMQNGARETLKLVKMIREELGCSTTLGISNTSFGLPDRPSINNYYLAMAMGEGLDAAIVNPYSAGMHKAVASASIFTGRDEGCKSYIEFATHYESGDGTDTLRKTAGSDVEEKPKKKMTTREEVYSAVLEGEKDSIHALINRALEEKIPALELFMDIMTPAIRQLGDLFGAKKKFIPHLVASADTMKKGMSILTPILLSGGSVEKKGTIIFATVKGDVHDIGKNVCCIMLENFGWKVVDLGRSVPMEDIFEAAEKHKADILALSALMTTTMVRMPEIIDEVKKRKLPYKVMVGGAVVTKSFADEIGADGYGKDVGEVAGLAESLLVK